Proteins found in one Fusarium oxysporum Fo47 chromosome V, complete sequence genomic segment:
- a CDS encoding uncharacterized protein (expressed protein) encodes MTTAKAVKSEQGLGNRALLEKMDKLRELGISNMVPLPQVMHQEQGRKRRRIAARKKIKETRSNATVKLAEHQLCHAMTPWLTIIAKTFVSHSLATRMIASGAGTVQT; translated from the coding sequence ATGACTACCGCAAAGGCAGTCAAGTCCGAACAAGGGCTCGGTAACCGAGCCCTTCTGGAGAAAATGGACAAGCTTCGAGAGCTCGGCATATCCAATATGGtgcctcttcctcaggtgatgcatcaagaacaaggacgAAAACGGCGCCGAATTGCAGCCAGAAAGAAAATAAAGGAGACGAGGAGCAACGCCACAGTAAAGCTTGCCGAGCACCAACTCTGCCATGCTATGACCCCATGGCTAACAATAATAGCAAAGACATTCGTCTCTCATTCCCTCGCTACCCGGATGATAGCATCTGGAGCTGGTACCGTGCAGACCTAG
- a CDS encoding uncharacterized protein (expressed protein): MLLDQFLKHLDDTRINRIVRNGNCSTTFDIQSKNLRVIKAECSRNFIEAFFVLASKCGLLLSHITSH; the protein is encoded by the coding sequence ATGCTTTTAGATCAGTTCCTAAAACATCTCGATGATACAAGAATCAATAGAATCGTCCGCAATGGAAATTGCAGCACGACTTTCGATATTCAAAGCAAGAATCTTCGGGTCATCAAGGCTGAATGTTCTCGGAACTTTATCGAGGCATTTTTTGTGTTGGCATCGAAGTGTGGTCTTTTGCTGTCCCATATAACATCCCACTGA